In the Brevundimonas sp. MF30-B genome, CAGTTGGAAGCGGACCTCGGGATCCGGCAGCCGGCGCTGTCCCAGCAGCTGGCGGAACTTCGCCAGTTCGGCCTGGTCAAGACGCGGCGCCAGTCTCGGTCGATCTTCTATTCCATCGCGGACGAGCGGGCTGAGGCGGTCATGGCGATGCTGTATGAGATTTTCTGCGGCGATCCCCAGGCCGTTGCGACAGGCGTTGCCCCCACGGCGCGGCCCGACCGAACATCTGGAGACAAGGCGCACTTCGCCAGGGTCGCGCCCTAGGCTGACGGGCGTTACAAAATGCCCGCTGTAGCCACCTTGCCTAAATCTCCTGTTGGCGCATAGTCGACGCTTGGATGACGGCCGAGCCCCGATAGCTGCTAAGGGTGTAAAGCGGACGGTCGTTCTATTGCTTGACTTCGATGCGGAGAGCCCGAAACGCCTCAGTGCCGCCGTTATGGATCGCGTGCGGGCCTTCCGGCGAAAACCCTAAGGCTAGAGGCGGCGGCCCCTCTGGGAGTCGGATACGGCGAACCTCGACAAGAGCCCCGTCTCGCATTTCGTAGATGATATCCGTAAGGGGTTGAGCGTGCTCAATGTGCATGACGCTCGGCCACCGGTGAACATGCGGCGGCTCGGTCTGGCCAGGCATGACAGTGACCTGCAAGACGCGAACATCGTCATTCTCAAGGATGACCACATGGTTCTCCGGGGCCGCCGTAACGGCGTCCAGTGGATCGGTTTGGGCTAGAACCGCCAAAGCCAGTGTCAAAACGATCATCGCTCACCCCTAAATATTGCCGGACTGTATGAGGCCTATCGATTTCAGCAAGTGTCCGCCACTGTTCGGGAGCGGTCCTTCAGTGGGCCCTGGACCGAAGGTCCAGTTCCCGCCGCTGCACCAATGTCCGGTGTTGGCGCAGAGTAGCACCTCGTAACGACCCATCGCCGGCGGGGCCGCTTTGGGCCTAACCGTCAATCGCGGCTAGTCGAAGCTCCGCCAGGCGGCGCTTGCACAGATCATCTACGAGCGTTCGAAGTTCTGCTACGCGCGTCGCCAGCCATGTCAGCTCTTCATCGCTGATCCTGTAATGCTCCGAATAGCGCGCTTTGACATAGGCCTCTCGAAGCAGCTCAAAACAGCGCCTTTCGAACTTGGTGTCTCTCGGCCAGGCATCGGCCAAATGCGCGTCGATGGCCTCAGCCTTTTTCCGCAGGAAGGCAAGGTTGTGAGCTTTGCCGCTGTAGAGGGTCACGACCAGCAGCACCGCGTGATACAGATGCTCCGCAGCCTGGTGCAGGTTGAAAGCTGCTAGGTTTGGCTCTTCATCAGCCGCACAGTAGGCTGAAACTTTCTGGAAGCCCGCCGCACTCGCCATCCACTTCTCATAGTGCCGCTCCGCCTCTTCCAGAGCGACCCGCGCCTTTAGGTCGGCGGGCTTGTGCAGCCTTACCCCCGGCGTGTCGTAGAGCAGCACGCCTTCGCGCACGATATCGGCGAAGAAGTAGCGTCCGCGATCCAGTTGCTCGTTCACGTCGTCGAGCGAATGGACGATCAGGCTGACGGGGGTGCGGATATCCGGGCCGACCGGCATGGTGCGGTTCTCGGCCTCGTACCAGAACTCGCCATCGGTCAGGTCCTCGTGGTCGACCACGATCAGCAGGAAGTCCGAGAAATACCGTCCGACCGGATCGTGGACCCAGTCACCTCGGGCATAGCTGCCATAGAGGATGATCTTGAGGATCTTGCCATTCTTGAGCCGGTCGGCGCGCCGGGTGGAGACGGCCTCTTCGAAGGCCGCGCGCACGGTCTCGACCACCTGACGGAGTTCGGCCTGTTTGCGGGCCGGCAGATGATCGAGGCTCTTCTTCATGACGGGAGTCTCCGCGATACGATCCCACACGGCAAGGCTTAACCCGCTGGGGCCATTCGCCCATGGGTGTAGTCAGCCCTGCTCCTCCCATCTTCGCCGCCAAGGGCGGCGCCAGACAAGGGAGCCGCGCGCCCCCATGGGCGCGCGGCCAGTTTGAAAAGCTCCGCAGCTTATTCGGCGGCGAAGGCGTAGGCGTCGTCCTCCGGTGGCGGCGACGCACCCTCGCCTTCCGCCACCACGGTCGCTGGCGCCGCGTCAGGCGCCGGGCGGGTCCGCAGGACCGGCGGCAGCCAGCCCCTGCCCTCGACCAGCCGCTCGGCGGCCTCGGCCATATCGCCCTTCTTCAGCCCGGCGATCCGCGCGGCGTCCTCTGCGGTGGTCGCCTCGGTCACGGCCTGAAGCATCCGCGCCTTGGACACCCGCGAAAAATAGCTGGCGGCGGTGGCGGTCCAGGTGACGGTCATGTCCAGCCCGGTGGCCGTCGCCAGGGTCTCGGCATGGGCGAGCGCCTCGGGCTTGCGGTCATGGGGATCGCGCACGGCATAGAGGCTCGCGCCCGCGCAGCAGGCCAGAAGGTCCAAAAGCTCCGACGGCGCCATGGCCTCAAGGGCGGGCCACAGGTCCGCCGCCTCCTGCGGGAGACGCGCGCCCCACGCTTGCAGCCGCTCGGCCACGCGCCGCCCGGCCGGGCTGTCCCCGACGCCGGGCGCCAGCCGCTCCAGCCCGGTCACGCTCAACCGCAGTTGCAGGGGCGTCCACGTCCCCCACGGCGGATAGAAGACCTGGAGCACCAGCGCATGGACCACCGCCGTCAGGGCGAGAGTCGCATCGGCCTGAACCGCGTCGCGCAGCCCCATGGTGCGATGGGCCGTCAGATCGATCACCAGACGATCCGACAGAGGCGACAGGCCCTCGTCCGCTTCCGGCTGCGAAGTCGGGGACGCACCCGTTTCCGCAGGGTCGTCGGCGCCGACCCCTCCCGGAACCTCAGGATCGGGACGCCGCGCCTCAACAACATCCTCGGGCCGCACCAGACCGCGTTCGAAGCGGGCCAGGCCGTCGTGGCCCGGCAGGACCATGACCCCGGCCCGCGCCTTGACCTCGGTGGGATAGTCGAAGTCCGGGCCGAAGGCTTGGAGGGCCTTATCGATCTCTTCAAGCCGGGCGTCCACCTCGGGCGGCAGGGCCTCGGCGGAATCCGTCGCGGAGATCAGTCGGTCGTACTCCTCGGACAGGGCCGCGATCTCGGCCGCGTCGGCTTCGGGGCGGATGACCTCAGCGGGATAGACCCGGCCAAGCCCGACGGCGTCCTGATAGTCCGATCCGGCCTCGGCCCATTTCCAGCCCTCCCGCTTGAGGACGTCCTGAGCCAGGTCGGACAGTTTGTCGGCTGCCAGACGGTCCAGAAGCGCGGGGTCTTCCAGCCAGCCTGCCCCGTCTTCGGTGAACAGGTCCCGCAGGACGGCGCCGCCTTCGGCCTCATAGACCTCGACGCCGACGAAGCGGGCGCGCGGATCGTCGGCCCGCACCTTGGTCTCGGTCATGGCGCGGCGGATGGCGTGGACCGGACGGTAGTCGCCCAACTGCTCGAACACTTGGCGTTGCCGATCCTGATCGGGGCTCACGCAAAACGCCATGAGCTGGTCCAGCGTCAGCGTCCCGTCCCGATAGGCCGCCATGAGTGTTGGCGCCGCCGCCCCCAGCCGCAGCCGCTGACGCACCACCGTCGCGGTCACCCCGAACCGAGCGCCGATCTCTTCGGCGCCATAGCCCCGCTCGTCGGAGAGCCTCTTGAAAGCTTCGAACTGATCGGCGGGATGCATGGCCTCGCGGGTGACGTTCTCGTCGAGGCTGATTTCATGGGCGTCGTTTTCGGTGTCGACCGTCACCCGCACCGGATGGTTCCGCTTGAGGACCTTGCGCTTGACCAGCATCCGCAGAGCGAGGCGGCGCCCCTCCCCTATGGTCACGAGGTATTTGCCGGTCGCCCCGCCATCCTCGCCCCGCTCGATCTCGACCACGGGCGGCTGCAAGACCCCCTTGGCCTTGATCGAGGCGGCCAGCGCTTCGAGGCTCGCCGGGGAATGCTTCACCTTGCGGGCATTGCGCGGCGACGCCTTCAACAGATTGAGCGGCACGAACAGTTCCGCGCCGTGCTGGGGCGTCCGATCAGCCGCTTGGTCCGTGGCGGAAGCGGCGGCGTCAGCCGCCGCCGAAGGACGGGCTTGGGTGGATTGAGCAGTCATGTCTGCCTCCTTTGGGCAAGGGTTGCAGGCACGCGAAAGGCGCGCCTGAAACCCTGCCCGTCGGCGAGACCGGGGTAGCAAGGGCCAGGGCGGATCGGCCGGAGGGGGATCACCCGGCCTGCACAAGCCTTGTCTCTGTCGGCTCCCGGCCCGTCGTGTCCGGCGCGGAAGGCCGGGGAGACCGGCCGATCCGGCGGCGAAGCCGCGGACCCTGGCCCGCGCGAGGGCGGAGCCCTTAGCGCTTGCCGCCGCCGCGCGGCGGCCTGCCACCCCTTGGCATGCCGATGGTTTGATGAGTTCGACACGGCTGACCGCCGAAGCGATCCGACGCGGACGGGCTACGACCATTCAAGCCTAATCACGCGGCCGGCCCAGGTGCTCATGGCAGGGGCTTGGCATTCCGACCGCCAGCCTCGGCGCTCGATAGGACGCCCGACAGGGTCTGATCCCCTAGCCTCGCTGACCGGCGGCGGCTCATCTTCAGGTTTTGTCGACGCGCCTTTGGCGCGCTGTCCGCCCACCCTGGTAGAAATGATCGATCGACCGTCCGCGAGGGCTAGCCACGCCAGGGGCTGCGGCGTTAATCTTTGCCGTAGAGCAACCTCAGGACGA is a window encoding:
- a CDS encoding ParB/RepB/Spo0J family partition protein, translating into MTAQSTQARPSAAADAAASATDQAADRTPQHGAELFVPLNLLKASPRNARKVKHSPASLEALAASIKAKGVLQPPVVEIERGEDGGATGKYLVTIGEGRRLALRMLVKRKVLKRNHPVRVTVDTENDAHEISLDENVTREAMHPADQFEAFKRLSDERGYGAEEIGARFGVTATVVRQRLRLGAAAPTLMAAYRDGTLTLDQLMAFCVSPDQDRQRQVFEQLGDYRPVHAIRRAMTETKVRADDPRARFVGVEVYEAEGGAVLRDLFTEDGAGWLEDPALLDRLAADKLSDLAQDVLKREGWKWAEAGSDYQDAVGLGRVYPAEVIRPEADAAEIAALSEEYDRLISATDSAEALPPEVDARLEEIDKALQAFGPDFDYPTEVKARAGVMVLPGHDGLARFERGLVRPEDVVEARRPDPEVPGGVGADDPAETGASPTSQPEADEGLSPLSDRLVIDLTAHRTMGLRDAVQADATLALTAVVHALVLQVFYPPWGTWTPLQLRLSVTGLERLAPGVGDSPAGRRVAERLQAWGARLPQEAADLWPALEAMAPSELLDLLACCAGASLYAVRDPHDRKPEALAHAETLATATGLDMTVTWTATAASYFSRVSKARMLQAVTEATTAEDAARIAGLKKGDMAEAAERLVEGRGWLPPVLRTRPAPDAAPATVVAEGEGASPPPEDDAYAFAAE
- a CDS encoding metalloregulator ArsR/SmtB family transcription factor → MTGPSLRGMEQLREMAPQAAELLRQLANPNRLMILCHIAKEEKSVGQLEADLGIRQPALSQQLAELRQFGLVKTRRQSRSIFYSIADERAEAVMAMLYEIFCGDPQAVATGVAPTARPDRTSGDKAHFARVAP
- a CDS encoding HEPN domain-containing protein gives rise to the protein MKKSLDHLPARKQAELRQVVETVRAAFEEAVSTRRADRLKNGKILKIILYGSYARGDWVHDPVGRYFSDFLLIVVDHEDLTDGEFWYEAENRTMPVGPDIRTPVSLIVHSLDDVNEQLDRGRYFFADIVREGVLLYDTPGVRLHKPADLKARVALEEAERHYEKWMASAAGFQKVSAYCAADEEPNLAAFNLHQAAEHLYHAVLLVVTLYSGKAHNLAFLRKKAEAIDAHLADAWPRDTKFERRCFELLREAYVKARYSEHYRISDEELTWLATRVAELRTLVDDLCKRRLAELRLAAIDG